The Desulfovibrio sp. G11 region CGCCGCGGTGCCGGTAAAGAACGCCTCGTCGGCAATATACATTTCGTCACGGGTGAACTGCTGTTCTTCCACCGTGTAGCCCAGGTCCTGGGCCAGCTTCATGACGGAGTCACGGGTGATGCCGCCGAGGATGGAGGTCCAGGGCGTGGTCTTGATGATGCCGTCGCGCACGATAAAGATATTTTCACCAGTGGCTTCAGACACATAGCCGTTGGTGTCCAGCATGACGGCCTCGTCATAGCCTTCGTCCTTGGCTTCCACCTTGGCAAGGATGGAGTTGATGTAGTTGCCTGCGGCCTTGGCCTTGGACATGCTGGTGTTCACATGGCTGCGGGCAAAGGTGCTGGTTTTGACGCGAATGCCCTTTTCCAGAGCTTCGGCGCCAAGATAGGCCCCCCAGGGCCAGGTGGCTACAATGGTCTGCACCGGATTGTTGCCGGGGTAGACGCCCATTTCGCCATAGCCCACGAAAGAAAGCGGACGCACATAGCCTTCGGCCAGTTTGTTGATTTCAAGCGTTTCCACGCAGGCTTTTACCAGCTCTTCTACGGTAAGAGTGAGGTTCATGCGTAGGATCTTGGCGGAGTTGAGCATACGCTTGCAGTGGTCTTCAAGGCGGAATATGGCGGACGTGCCGTCGGCACAGGCATAAGCCCGGATGCCCTCGAAAATGGCGCTGCCGTAATGCAGGGCATGGGTGAGCACGTGAACCTGGGCTTCGTCCCAGGGAACCATTTTTCCGTCAACCCAGATGTACTTCATCTTTTGCATGACTGTCCTCCGCAAGACTCATAAGTAGGGCGGCATCACTGGCGGCACACATGGCCGTCGAGTCCGCAAGAGAAAAAATTTACTGTAAAGCGCCCCATATGGCAAGCGCACTGACCGCGCGGCAGCGGGCCTTGAGCGGCGCGCGCCGCCTCCGGGCAAAGGTCTGGCCCTGGGGCGGCGCATGCCGTATGCTGGGCCTGCCTTTTTGCGCAATGAGGACAGATATGAAATACACAGACATGAAAAATATGGCAGATACTTCCGTATATTTGCTGGGAATCGATGCCGGAGGAACCCATACCGATGCGGTTTTGCTGATGGAGGACCCCGGGGGGCATCCGTCCGGCAGGGCGGACGCGTCACCCGAAGGGCATGCCGCATCTGCCCTGAACGCCGCTGACGACACACATGTGGCATACGCGCCCCATGTATCGGAACAGCCGGAAAAACAGGCTGTTCCGGGCGCGGCGTTGCCCCGTATGCGTATTCTGGCCGCTGCCAAAACGCCCACGCGGCATGATGATATGCCCGCGTCCATTGGCGAGGTGCTGGCGGCCCTGACAACCGCGCTGGACAGTGACCCGATCCTGGCCACCTCTGGCGGCGCGGCGCTGCTCGGGCGGGTGAGCCGGGTCACCCTTGGGGCTACGCTGGCTGTCAACGCCCTTGTGCAGGGCAAGGCTGATGCCGTGGGACTGGCCTTGTCTGCCGGGCCGGGGCTTGCTCCCGGCCGTTTTGCCCTGGGGCGGCATGTATGTGTAGTTCCCGGCGGTCTTGATCACAGGGGGGTTGAAGTCAGCCCGCTGGATGTTGCGGGCCTGGAGCGTCAGGCTGCCCTGTGGAAAGAGGAAGGCATCACCGCCGTGGCTTGCGTGAGCAAGTTTTCGCCGCGTAATCCGGCGCACGAGCAGGCCATGGCCCGGGCTGTGGCGTGCGCGTACGGCCCTTCCTTGCGCCGGGATGCACCCTCGGACCGCGTACCGGAGGCAGAACCAGCCGTGCCGGGCATTACTGAGGGGCACAGGCTTTCCGGCCGTCTCAGCTTTCCGCGGCGTATTGCCACCGCCTATTTCAACGCTGCCGTGCAGCGCCTGCACATCAGTTTTCTGGAGGCTGCGGAGAGCGCCCTTGCCCGGGCCGGAGTATCCGCCGCGGTGCGCCTGCTCAAGGCTGACGGCGGGGCCGTGCCGCTGAGCCTTTCACGGCAGGAGCCGGTGCAGTCCATCCTTTCCGGCCCGGCAGCCAGCGTTATGGGCGTGCTGGCTTTGTGTCCGGCCGCGTGCCAGGGCTGCGGGCTGCTGCTGGATATGGGCGGCACCACCACAGACATGGCCCTTGTGGCGGACGGTTCCCCGGTGGTGGACAGGGACGGCATGGTCCTTCAGGGACGGCGTACGCTGGTGCGCGCGCTGGCTTCGGTTTCCATCGGCGTGGGTGGTGATTCGCTTGTCAGCGTCGAGGGCAGCGGCCATGAGGCCGTAGTGCGCGTGGGACCGCTGCGGCAGGGACCTGCCGTGGCCTTTGGCGGCAGCCTGCCAACCCTGCTGGATGCCCTCAACACACTGCACAGCCAACCCTGTTCCGGGTCGGAAAATTTAACGGAAAACCCGGCGGCCAACGCGGCAGAAAATCCGGCAGCAAGCGGCGCTGCGGCACAGGCCACCGCACAACTTGCAAAAACAGCAGGGGATGTGGCTGCTTCGGTAGAGAGCATGGGGCATCTGGCTCGGCGGCACGGCCTTGCACCCCAGGTTCTGGCCCGCAAGGCTGTGGACGACGCCCTCGCCCGGATAGTTGCAGCTGCCCATGAACTGGTAGAGGACATCAACGCCCGTCCCATTTATACCCTTGCGGGGCTGAAGGCGCTGCGTCAGGCGCGGCCCCTGCACGCCTGGCTCATGGGCGGCCCGGCAGACTGCATGAGAACGCACCTGGCCGCTGCGCTGGGCCTGCCCGTAAAATGCCCGCCCCACGCCGCGGTGGCCAATGCCGTGGGCGCGGCCCTGACCCTGCCCACGGATTCGCTGGAAGTTTACGCAGATACCGGCCGCGGCATTCTGCGCGTTCCGGCTCTGGACCTGACGGAAAATATCCACCGGGGCTACAGTCTGGACGCCCTTGGTGAACGCGCCCGTGATCTGCTGCTGGAAAAGCTCGAACGGGGCGGAGCGCACGGGGTCGCAGTGGAGATCACCGGAGCAGAATCGTTCGCCACGCTGGACGACAGCGGCCGCAGCAGCCGGGACATGCGCGTGGTCTGTCAGGCTGTGCCGGGACTGGCTGGCCGGGTGGTCCAGAGCCATTAATGTCTGAAATGCGCTCATGCTCTCTGTTTGGTGCGCCAGTGGACGGCAGCGGTGAACCTGCTTGCCACCTGGCTGACCCCTGCCCGCCTTGTCATTGCGGCTGTCTGCCGCCGTCTGTCCCTGATGGTTGCTGCTGCCCGCGGTCTGCTTTTGATGCCGATTCACGATGCCTGTTTCCAGTGTCTGGCGCCGCGCGCCGCAGCGTGGTGGCCGATGGCCGGTGGTAATGGCCCCTTGAAAAGCATTGCCATACGCCCTACTATCACGCTCCCCAAAAAACGTCCGCACAGCAGAGGGGCCGGGCCGCCATGCCGGGGTGCCACCTTGCGGTCCGGGCAAAAACAGTGCGGAAACCGCCGAGGTTTTCGCCCGCCGGAAGCGCCGCCGTATTTCGGCGGCCTGCGCCATATGCGCCGAAATGGAAAAAGCATGCAGATAGTTCTTTACGAGCCGGAAATACCCCCCAATACGGGCAATGTGGCCCGCTTGTGCGCAGCCACGGGCGTAACGCTCAATCTTGTAGAGCCGCTGGGCTTCAAGCTTGAAGACCGCTACCTCAAACGCGCGGGGCTGGACTACTGGCCCAATGTGCGTTTGCAGGTCTGGCCCTGCTGGAGTGACTTTACGCGGGGTGCTCTGGCGGACGGGTGCGCGGGGCGGCTGGTATTCACCTCGGCAAAGAGCGCCGGGGGCAGTGTGCCGGTACACCATTTTGCCTTTGATCCTGATGACTTTCTGGTTTTCGGTCCGGAAACGCGCGGCCTGCCGCAGGAAATTCTGGAACTTTCGCCGCACAGGGTGCGCATTCCCATGCTGGAAGGGCGCGTGCGCAGCATCAACCTGTCCACAGCGGCGGGTATTGTGCTTTATGCGGCTCTGGCATGCACTGGCCTTATGGAGGACTGGGCGTGAGCCTGGGCCACGGGTTTTCCCTGGTATTTCCCTGGTCTGTGTGGGAATGCTGGTGGCTGGCCCCTCTGGCCCTTGTTCTGGATTTGTGGCTTGGCGATCCTGCTTTGCCCTGGCGGCATCCTGTCTGCATTGTGGGCAGGTTTCTGGACGCTCTGGAAGGCCCTGCGCGGTGCTTTATGGCGACCGGCGCGGCAGAAAAACAGCGTTTGCGCGGCCGCCTTGCCGGGGCGGCGGCCCTGGCCGTGCTGACGTTCTGTACGGGACTGGCCGCCTGGAGCCTGACATCGCTGCCGTTGTTGGCCCTGCCGCTGGCGGTATACCTGGGCTGGTCCGGCCTTGCCATGGGCAGCCTGCTGCAAACCGGGCGCACTGTGCTGGAACGTGTGGAACATGCGCCCGTGCCTGAAGCCCGTGAGGCACTCTCCTGGCTCGTCAGTCGCGAGACCGGCAGCATGGATCGACCGCTCATGCGCAAGACGCTGGCCGATACCCTTTCTGAAAATCTCACAGACGCTTTTACCGCGCCTTTTTTCTGGCTGCTGGTTGGCGGCCCTGTAGCCCTGTGGTGCTATAAGGCCGCCAGCACCACGGATTCCATGTGGGGCTACACCACTGACAAGTGGCGCTGGCTCGGCTGGGCCGGAGCGCGGGCTGACGACGCCCTGGCCTTTATTCCGGCCCGCCTGGCTGCGCTGAGTACGGCGCTGGCCCATGTGCTGGCCTGTCTGTGCGCGCGGCTTGCCGGCGCTTTCGGCCGCCGGTGCGTGCGGGTAGCGGCCCGCCAGCCTTTGCAGCGCCTCATCCGTTGCGCGGCCAGGCTTCCGGCATGGCCGGGGCGCTGGCCCGGCCTTGGCGTGGTGGCCCGTCAGGCCGTGGGCATGCCCAGTCCCAATTCCGGCTGGTCCATGACGGCCTGCGCCTGGCTGTGCTGGGCGCGCATGGCAGGGCCGTCGGTCTATTTTGGAGTGCTGACGCCCAAGCCCTGGCTTGGACCGTCGCCAGAGGATGAGGAACGTCGCGGCCTTTCGGCAGCATGGGATGTTTCCCGCCTGTCGGCCCTGTGCTCCCTGCTGTGGTGGAGCGCCCTGTGTGGTGGCCTGGCCCTCTGGCTTACGGCTCTTTTGCTGCTTTCTGGCACAGTGTGGGCGTGACAGTACCCTGTGTGATATTGCCCGGGCGACTGCGTGATGCTTTCCCCGCCAGAAGCGCACGCGTGATGCATCTGCGCGGCTGAACGGCGGAGCTGGTGCCGTAACAACCTTGAAAGGCCCTGTTTTCAGAGTTCCAATGCTTTAATTGCTGAGGCGATTGTCATGATGATAGCGGTTTTGTACGCCACGTGTCTGCTGGTGGGCTTTCTGGTGGGAATAACCGGAGTGGGCGGCATTCTTATTCCTCCGGCGCTTATCCTTTTCAGCGGGCAGGAAACCCATATGGCTATGGGTACGGCGCTGGCCTCTTTTCTGCCCGTGGGGCTTGTAGGCACAATCATGTACCGCCGTCTGGGACATGTGGACTGGCATATGGCGCTGCCCTACATGCTGGGCAGTCTTGCTGCCTGGCCCGGCGCGCTGCTTAACGCATGGCTGCCTGCCGGGCCGCTGGTGGCCCTTTTGGCCGGCATCATCATTTTTGCGGGCCTGTGCGCCCTGCGGCCGCCGCGGCCGGGCAGCGGCAGCGCATTCTGGCAGAGCAGGCGCGGCTTTTTCTGCATCGGCGCAGTGACGGGGCTTATGGCCGGGCTTACAGGAGCGGGCGGCCCGGTGCTTTCCATTCCCTGGATGATCATGGCGGGTGTTTCACCCATGACGGCTGTGGGCCTTGCCATGCCCTATCAGGTGACCACGGCCCTGTTCGGCACTATCGGCAACATGTCTGACGGGCATGTGGATTTTACCATCTTGCCGTATATCTGCGGTATGGCCCTGGCGGGTCTGTTTGCCGGGGTGGCTGTTGCCAGGCGTATTCCAACGGAATTGCTAAGAAAGCTTATCGGCGGCCTGTGCTGCGGGTTGGGACTGTTTTTGTTCTTGCGCCTGATATGCAGTTAACGTAAAAAATGTCATGAATATCGCCTCCGTGTTTATCAGCCGCCCGGTCGCCACGGTGCTGCTCATGCTCGGCATGCTTTTTTTCGGCATAACGGGCTATAAAAACCTGCCTGTCAACCATCTGCCCAATGTGGACTTTCCTACCATCCAGGTCATGGCCGACCTTGCGGGAGCCGACCCGGAAACCATGGCCGCTTCCGTAGCCACGCCGCTGGAAAAGGAATTTTTTACCATTGCGGGCATTGACTCCATTTCATCGGTCAACTCCACGGGCCGTACCCGCATTACCATCCAGTTCGCCCTGGACCGCAATATTGACGCGGCGGCTCTGGACGTGCAGTCGGCCATTGGCCTTGCCCAGCGGCGCATGCCAGCCAACATGACCACGCCGCCGAGCTTTCGCAAAGTGAACCCGGCCGACATGCCTATCCTGTACCTGCGTGTGTCGTCGCCCACTCTGCCGCTGTATGCTCTTAACGAATATGCCGATACCCTTATCGGCCAGCGTCTTTCCATGGTGGAAGGCGTGGCTCAGGTGGTGGTGTACGGGCAAAAGAAATATGCCGTGCGGGTGCAGCTTGACCCGGATGAGCTGGCCTCGCGCGGGCTTGGCATTGACGAGGTTGCCGATGCCGTGGCCGCTGCCAACAGTATGCTGCCCACCGGCTCTCTGGAAGGCGCGCAGCGGGCCAGTGCCATCAAGTCCTCGGGCCAGTTGCTCAATGCCCGCGCCTTTCAGGATACGGTGGTGGCCTACCGCAACGGCGCGCCGGTACGGCTGCGCGACCTCGGGCAGGTGGTGGACAGCGTAAAGCAGGACAAGCAGCTTACCTGGGGTAACGGCGGCTCACCCGGCATCACCCTGGCTGTGGAGCGCCAGCCGGGAACCAATACCGTGCAGGTGGTGGACTCCATCCGCAAGCTTTTGCCGGGCCTTGAGCGTCAGTTGCCGCCGTCCGTTGCGCTGGAAGTTTTTTACGACCGCTCCGATTCCATCCGCCACTCTGTGGCGGATGTTAAGTTTACTTTGGTGCTTACGGTTTTTCTGGTGGTGCTGGTCATTTTTGTTTTTCTGCGTAACCTGCCCGCCACCATAATTCCCAGCCTGGCCTTGCCCATGTCGGTCATTTCCACGTTTGCCGTCATGGCGGTGCTTGGCTACAGCCTGGACAACCTTTCGCTCATGGCCCTGACTCTGGCCGTGGGCTTTGTGGTGGATGACGCCATCGTCATGCTCGAAAATATCGTGCGCCACCAGGAGATGGGCAAGGATCCGCTTACGGCGGCCTATGATGGGTCGGCGGAAATCGGCTTCACCATCGTGTCCATGACGGTTTCGCTGGCGGCGGTGTTCATTCCCGTGCTGTTTATGGGCGGCATTGTGGGCCGTTTGTTCAGAGAGTTTGCTGTAGTCATCATTACGGCCATTCTGGCGTCGGGCGTGGTATCGCTTACGCTCACGCCCATGCTGTGCGCCTACTTTCTGAAGGCGCGGGGCGCGCACGCCGTGGGACGCACCGCCGGACAGGGCTTTTACGGCTTGCTTGAGCGCGGCTTTGACCGTCTGAACAGCCTGTACGCGCGTTCGCTGGATGTGGTGCTGCGCCACCGCCTGAAGACGCTCATGGCCTCCCTGTTCTTGCTGGCGTTCACCGGGTGGCTGGGGGCTGTCATGCCCAAGGGTTTTCTGCCCGTGGAGGATA contains the following coding sequences:
- a CDS encoding branched-chain amino acid transaminase, with the protein product MQKMKYIWVDGKMVPWDEAQVHVLTHALHYGSAIFEGIRAYACADGTSAIFRLEDHCKRMLNSAKILRMNLTLTVEELVKACVETLEINKLAEGYVRPLSFVGYGEMGVYPGNNPVQTIVATWPWGAYLGAEALEKGIRVKTSTFARSHVNTSMSKAKAAGNYINSILAKVEAKDEGYDEAVMLDTNGYVSEATGENIFIVRDGIIKTTPWTSILGGITRDSVMKLAQDLGYTVEEQQFTRDEMYIADEAFFTGTAAEITPIREMDHRQIGAGHAGPVTKHLQTEYFKIVKGQNPKYAGWLHHYKV
- a CDS encoding hydantoinase/oxoprolinase family protein, producing MKYTDMKNMADTSVYLLGIDAGGTHTDAVLLMEDPGGHPSGRADASPEGHAASALNAADDTHVAYAPHVSEQPEKQAVPGAALPRMRILAAAKTPTRHDDMPASIGEVLAALTTALDSDPILATSGGAALLGRVSRVTLGATLAVNALVQGKADAVGLALSAGPGLAPGRFALGRHVCVVPGGLDHRGVEVSPLDVAGLERQAALWKEEGITAVACVSKFSPRNPAHEQAMARAVACAYGPSLRRDAPSDRVPEAEPAVPGITEGHRLSGRLSFPRRIATAYFNAAVQRLHISFLEAAESALARAGVSAAVRLLKADGGAVPLSLSRQEPVQSILSGPAASVMGVLALCPAACQGCGLLLDMGGTTTDMALVADGSPVVDRDGMVLQGRRTLVRALASVSIGVGGDSLVSVEGSGHEAVVRVGPLRQGPAVAFGGSLPTLLDALNTLHSQPCSGSENLTENPAANAAENPAASGAAAQATAQLAKTAGDVAASVESMGHLARRHGLAPQVLARKAVDDALARIVAAAHELVEDINARPIYTLAGLKALRQARPLHAWLMGGPADCMRTHLAAALGLPVKCPPHAAVANAVGAALTLPTDSLEVYADTGRGILRVPALDLTENIHRGYSLDALGERARDLLLEKLERGGAHGVAVEITGAESFATLDDSGRSSRDMRVVCQAVPGLAGRVVQSH
- a CDS encoding tRNA (cytidine(34)-2'-O)-methyltransferase; translated protein: MQIVLYEPEIPPNTGNVARLCAATGVTLNLVEPLGFKLEDRYLKRAGLDYWPNVRLQVWPCWSDFTRGALADGCAGRLVFTSAKSAGGSVPVHHFAFDPDDFLVFGPETRGLPQEILELSPHRVRIPMLEGRVRSINLSTAAGIVLYAALACTGLMEDWA
- a CDS encoding CobD/CbiB family cobalamin biosynthesis protein, with the translated sequence MHWPYGGLGVSLGHGFSLVFPWSVWECWWLAPLALVLDLWLGDPALPWRHPVCIVGRFLDALEGPARCFMATGAAEKQRLRGRLAGAAALAVLTFCTGLAAWSLTSLPLLALPLAVYLGWSGLAMGSLLQTGRTVLERVEHAPVPEAREALSWLVSRETGSMDRPLMRKTLADTLSENLTDAFTAPFFWLLVGGPVALWCYKAASTTDSMWGYTTDKWRWLGWAGARADDALAFIPARLAALSTALAHVLACLCARLAGAFGRRCVRVAARQPLQRLIRCAARLPAWPGRWPGLGVVARQAVGMPSPNSGWSMTACAWLCWARMAGPSVYFGVLTPKPWLGPSPEDEERRGLSAAWDVSRLSALCSLLWWSALCGGLALWLTALLLLSGTVWA
- a CDS encoding sulfite exporter TauE/SafE family protein, which codes for MMIAVLYATCLLVGFLVGITGVGGILIPPALILFSGQETHMAMGTALASFLPVGLVGTIMYRRLGHVDWHMALPYMLGSLAAWPGALLNAWLPAGPLVALLAGIIIFAGLCALRPPRPGSGSAFWQSRRGFFCIGAVTGLMAGLTGAGGPVLSIPWMIMAGVSPMTAVGLAMPYQVTTALFGTIGNMSDGHVDFTILPYICGMALAGLFAGVAVARRIPTELLRKLIGGLCCGLGLFLFLRLICS
- a CDS encoding efflux RND transporter permease subunit, whose product is MNIASVFISRPVATVLLMLGMLFFGITGYKNLPVNHLPNVDFPTIQVMADLAGADPETMAASVATPLEKEFFTIAGIDSISSVNSTGRTRITIQFALDRNIDAAALDVQSAIGLAQRRMPANMTTPPSFRKVNPADMPILYLRVSSPTLPLYALNEYADTLIGQRLSMVEGVAQVVVYGQKKYAVRVQLDPDELASRGLGIDEVADAVAAANSMLPTGSLEGAQRASAIKSSGQLLNARAFQDTVVAYRNGAPVRLRDLGQVVDSVKQDKQLTWGNGGSPGITLAVERQPGTNTVQVVDSIRKLLPGLERQLPPSVALEVFYDRSDSIRHSVADVKFTLVLTVFLVVLVIFVFLRNLPATIIPSLALPMSVISTFAVMAVLGYSLDNLSLMALTLAVGFVVDDAIVMLENIVRHQEMGKDPLTAAYDGSAEIGFTIVSMTVSLAAVFIPVLFMGGIVGRLFREFAVVIITAILASGVVSLTLTPMLCAYFLKARGAHAVGRTAGQGFYGLLERGFDRLNSLYARSLDVVLRHRLKTLMASLFLLAFTGWLGAVMPKGFLPVEDMGMLVASTEAEQGVSYEGMVSAQRSLDPLLEKNSHLAVYNSIVGIVGGSPSMNNGILLMPLKPHDQRPGIEQVAEQLRRELNISPSLRVFVRVPPAINIGGRSSKALYQYTLSGPDMEALYDSAQEVEEALRALPQVQDVNSDLQLKNPELRVTIDRNRAAALGVSPHQIELALQSAYGSREISTIYAPTNDYTVFVELQKKFQQDSSALSRLYVRAADGNLVPLDTLVKMEPGVGPIAVNHNGQFPAVTISYNLRPGVSLGQGVAAVEAVARPLLPDTVTAESQGTAQAFQSSLTGMGWLLVLAIVVIYLVLGILYESFIHPLTILSGLPSAGFGALATLWLFGMDLNLYGFVGVIMLLGIVKKNAIMMLDFALEAQRHNPDMEPLEAITRGCHVRFRPIMMTTVAALMGALPIAIGIGAGAEARRPLGLAVVGGLCFSQIVTLYITPVYYYYMEKMSRSLGRRWGGRFRRPRADAPELAAKD